The DNA segment AATATTATGTTACTTATATTTATATGTCGGTGAATGTCAACATTAAATGCAGAATTTTATCAATTTATTTTTAGAAGCTCCAAAACCTATTGAATCGCAAATTTGTAGCTACAAAGCCTAACCGGAAATGGGTAACTGACGTTACAGAGTTCAATGTTCGTGGAGAAAAGGTTTACTTGTCACCTATTCCGGATTTGTTCAATGGGGAAATAGTAAGCTATAATATTTCACTTCATCCAGTATTCCATCAAGTCATGGATATGCTAGAAAAGGCTTTTGAAAAGATTCCAAATACAAGCGAAACGATTCTGCATTCAAATCAAGATTGGCAATATCAAATGAAAAAATACCAGCACATGCTTAAAGAGCATGGCATAATACAAAGCATGTCTGGAAAGGGAAACTGTTTAGATAATTCTGTCATGGAAAACTTCTTCGGTCTACTTAAGGCAGAGATGTTTTACAAACATGAATTCAAATCTACAGAACACCTAATTTCTGAAATTGAAGCATACATTGACTATTACAACAATAGACGAATTAAGTGCAAGTTAAAAGGACTGAGTCCTGTGCAATACAGGATTCAGTCCTCTAAAGCTACTTAATTATACTGTCCAACTTTTGGGATTCAGTTCAAATCATTTCTCCATTTTGTTTTTATGTGATTTTAAAATAATGCCTGGCGCTGATTATCTGCTAATCTAAAGCTTTCAATCCATACTCTATTCTCCAATGATTTTTATTGTACTACCAGTTTGAAACTCTTTTGTGACAATAATTTTCTTTTCAACACGTTCCTTTAATTCTTGCACATGAGAAATAATCCCGACCAAACGATGGTTACCGGCCGTCTTTTCTAAAATCAACATGACCTTCTTCAATAGCTCTTGATCCAAGCTGCCAAACCCTTCATCAATAAAGATGGTTTCCATTTCAATACCCCCATGTAAAGAACGTATCGCATCCGCCATGCCCAAAGCCAGTGATAAAGAAGCCATGAAAGCTTCCCCACCACTTAAAGTATGCACTGGGCGACTTTGTCCACTATACAAATCTTGAATATCCAAAGCCAAGGTTTGTTCACTTTGACCACTTTTCCGACTCGTTCGAACTAAGGCATATTGACCATCTGCCATCTGTTGAAACCGCTCATTCGCAAAGCCGAGAATTTGATCTAAATAAAGACTTAAAACATACGCATCCAAACTCAATTTATTACCATCTTCCCCCGATCTTACATAGTATTTCGTTATATCCTGTTTCCAAACCAACGCTTGCATCTTCGCCTCTTGTTTCTGATAAGCATGTTTTACTCGTGTATAGACCGCTTCTATCCTTTGTAACCGGGCGTATAAAGTTTGTTTCTGATGGTCCAACTCTTCTCTTAGCTTGCTGTTCAATTTGATTTCTTCAACCAATTGATTAAAATCGAAAACCAACTCTTCTTTTAATTGCTTGGAAAGAGTTTCTATCTGAGCCACTAAAGTAACCAAGGATAATTTCCCTTGTTGCAAATCATCTTGGTACTGCTTTTTTTTCTTTGTTAAATTGGCAAGAAGGCGTTGTTCTTCTCGGTATTTCTCTTCCGCTTCTTCCTTTTTAAAAAGAGGTAAATCTTTCTTTTTTAGATGATACTCCACATGAATACTCTTTAACTGGAGCTTTTCTTCTTGAAGCTTTACTTGGTCTTGTTCAATCTCTTTTCTTAATTCATGGATGCTATTTTCTCTTTGCCGGAAGACTTCCTTTTGCTGCTCATTATCTTTCAAAATAGATTTTTGCGTTTGTAACTCCTTTTTGGATTGCCGGTATTGCTTTTGCAACTTTGTATAAAACACTGTCCATTCTTCCATTGAAATAGAATACTTTTCCGCCATTTCTTTTAAGCTTTTTTCATCATGCTTTAAAGAAGTCTTTTCTTCACTCATTCTTTGTGAAAAATAAAAGCGCTTTTGATTGAAAGTTTGCACTTTTTCTTTCAAAAATTGAATTTGACTTTGGTTATAAACCTTTTCACCTTTTGGAGTCGGCTTTGGATGATGCAAGGAACCACACACAGGACAAGGCTTACCTTCTTGTAAATTTTCTGCCAAAATACCGGCTTGTTCTTGTAAGAAACGACTTTGTTGAAATTCATATTCTTGTTGTAAGTTACCATATTCTTGTTGTAAATCTTGATATTCTTTTACATGCTTTTGGTAGTCCATCTTATTTTTTTCATACGCTTCTTTTCTCGATAAAGCCTGTTGAAATTCATTTAAAGAAAGACTTTCTTTTTCTAAATCCATTTCCCGTTTCTGGACAAGTAATTTTTGTTGGCCAAGTTTTTCATCTATGTTTTTAAAATCTTCTTGCTCTTTTTGCTGATGCACAAGACTATCTTGTTTTAAGATTAGTTTTGTTTGTGCTTCCTTGACGAAATGTGTTTGTTGCTTAAGCTTTATTTCAAGTTCATCCACCACTTGATAAAGAGAAAGCTGTTCCTTCAATTGATTTAATTCTTTTTCTTTTTGCTTAAAAAAATCTTCATTGCATTCCTTTTGGAAAGTTTGCCATCTCGCTTCTAAAGATTGATAGTCTTTTTCTAGCATCAGTTTTTTTTCTTGTGCTTTTTTATAGTCCAAACGATTTTTTTGCTGGTCTAGGAATTTTTGTTTCTGAATATTTTGTTCTTGAAGAGTTAAGTCTATCTGTTCCAGTTTCGATACAATTTCTTGATATCGAAGATAATCGAATTCTTGCTTATTTTTCAACAAGTTTAACTCTTCTAAAATGGTTTTACCATCTAATTGGAAATGAACTTCTTCTAAAAGACGCTCAATCTCTTTCTTGGTTTCATTCACTTCCTTTTGAAGATAATCCACCTCTTTTTTACTTCTTTCAATAAATGAACTGAAAGCTGACACATCAAAAACCGTCTTTAATAGCTCCGCTCTTTCATTACCTTTTTTCAAGAGAATATCACGGAATGTTCCTTGGGCAATCATCACCACTTGACGAAA comes from the Bulleidia sp. zg-1006 genome and includes:
- a CDS encoding AAA family ATPase, encoding MRPLQLTLQAFSSYQKKTVIDFRQLGQNGIFVIWGNTGSGKTTLFDGISYALYGEQSGQELHRPFDFRNRQEQDRKVETIVELEFENKGLVYTVHRSFKLKKDGSDVHQKCYLALPDGKSLSKQAEINEKIKDIIGLDKKQFRQVVMIAQGTFRDILLKKGNERAELLKTVFDVSAFSSFIERSKKEVDYLQKEVNETKKEIERLLEEVHFQLDGKTILEELNLLKNKQEFDYLRYQEIVSKLEQIDLTLQEQNIQKQKFLDQQKNRLDYKKAQEKKLMLEKDYQSLEARWQTFQKECNEDFFKQKEKELNQLKEQLSLYQVVDELEIKLKQQTHFVKEAQTKLILKQDSLVHQQKEQEDFKNIDEKLGQQKLLVQKREMDLEKESLSLNEFQQALSRKEAYEKNKMDYQKHVKEYQDLQQEYGNLQQEYEFQQSRFLQEQAGILAENLQEGKPCPVCGSLHHPKPTPKGEKVYNQSQIQFLKEKVQTFNQKRFYFSQRMSEEKTSLKHDEKSLKEMAEKYSISMEEWTVFYTKLQKQYRQSKKELQTQKSILKDNEQQKEVFRQRENSIHELRKEIEQDQVKLQEEKLQLKSIHVEYHLKKKDLPLFKKEEAEEKYREEQRLLANLTKKKKQYQDDLQQGKLSLVTLVAQIETLSKQLKEELVFDFNQLVEEIKLNSKLREELDHQKQTLYARLQRIEAVYTRVKHAYQKQEAKMQALVWKQDITKYYVRSGEDGNKLSLDAYVLSLYLDQILGFANERFQQMADGQYALVRTSRKSGQSEQTLALDIQDLYSGQSRPVHTLSGGEAFMASLSLALGMADAIRSLHGGIEMETIFIDEGFGSLDQELLKKVMLILEKTAGNHRLVGIISHVQELKERVEKKIIVTKEFQTGSTIKIIGE